Proteins found in one Oribacterium sp. oral taxon 102 genomic segment:
- a CDS encoding YidC/Oxa1 family membrane protein insertase, whose amino-acid sequence MNYLSFVVLTKNTSNIPVFGPIWNLIVSFLGYVMNAIYLLLDKVGIPNIGLAIILFTLVTRIIIFPTSIRQQKSSRMMQLMQPELKAIQEKYKNKTDNASMMAQQAEMKALYEKYGTSMTAGCLPLLLQMPIIFALYRIIMNIPAYVPSVKTVYENVVNHIGVSDDVLNRLIQFGGENGLSTVLKQLHNLGVEDYDLSAQGNFIIDFLYKLNPVQWTKLSEVFPDASQVIQTAAMESAKINNFLGWNLSTAPSAYGFVPNRYWLIPILAGLTQWLSTVLMQKQNSAMSQGGEQSAQMMQSMNIMMPLMSVWFCFSFASGIGLYWIASAVFMILQQLLMNWYFGKKSDEEILQEAMARANAKREKKGLAPLDEKGVENRLRSMQDRLDTEEKKRMDLIAKQATKTKESTEYYNRDAKPGSLASKAGMVQKYNEKNEKKN is encoded by the coding sequence ATAAGGTAGGCATTCCAAATATCGGACTGGCAATCATTTTATTCACTCTGGTTACGCGAATCATCATTTTTCCGACCTCGATCCGGCAGCAGAAGTCATCCAGAATGATGCAGCTGATGCAGCCGGAGCTGAAAGCGATTCAGGAAAAATACAAGAATAAAACCGACAATGCGTCTATGATGGCACAGCAGGCGGAAATGAAAGCGCTGTATGAGAAATACGGAACCTCTATGACTGCGGGCTGTCTTCCCCTGCTCCTGCAGATGCCGATTATTTTCGCGCTGTATCGGATCATTATGAATATCCCGGCGTATGTTCCTTCGGTAAAGACGGTCTATGAGAATGTCGTAAACCACATCGGGGTATCCGATGATGTTCTGAACCGGTTGATCCAGTTCGGCGGGGAGAATGGACTTAGTACCGTGCTGAAGCAGCTTCACAACCTCGGGGTAGAGGACTATGATCTGTCGGCGCAGGGCAATTTTATTATTGACTTTCTTTACAAACTGAATCCGGTGCAGTGGACGAAGCTCTCCGAGGTATTTCCGGATGCTTCTCAGGTGATTCAGACTGCGGCAATGGAGTCCGCGAAAATCAACAATTTCCTTGGCTGGAACCTTTCAACCGCGCCGTCCGCATATGGCTTCGTACCGAATCGCTATTGGCTGATTCCGATTCTGGCGGGACTGACTCAATGGCTCTCCACCGTGCTGATGCAGAAGCAGAACAGTGCGATGTCACAGGGCGGCGAGCAGTCTGCACAGATGATGCAGAGCATGAATATCATGATGCCGCTGATGTCGGTATGGTTCTGTTTTTCCTTCGCTTCCGGTATCGGACTGTATTGGATCGCCTCTGCGGTATTTATGATTCTTCAGCAGCTCCTGATGAACTGGTATTTCGGAAAGAAGAGCGATGAGGAGATCCTGCAGGAAGCGATGGCGAGAGCCAATGCGAAGCGGGAGAAGAAAGGGCTTGCACCGCTGGATGAAAAGGGAGTAGAGAATCGGCTTCGTTCTATGCAGGATCGTCTGGATACAGAGGAGAAGAAACGCATGGATCTGATCGCGAAGCAAGCTACGAAGACGAAGGAATCTACGGAATATTATAACAGGGATGCTAAGCCGGGCAGTCTCGCCAGCAAAGCAGGAATGGTACAGAAGTATAATGAGAAGAATGAAAAGAAGAACTGA
- the jag gene encoding RNA-binding cell elongation regulator Jag/EloR, protein MDKIRVSAKTKDEAITKALIQLHTTSDRLSYHVLVQGSNGLFGIGAKPWILEASVREEEEKLIEPEKTEKIVSGSERRKETAKLNEAEEEKREPATRAALHRSEESPRKEREERPRCPERERRFDRERVPKEKRFSRGGYDPIEPAVPFRTAERTARELRPVSEEEAQQISEKAVQFLRSVLAGMKMEVSVRCSFRHESNELLVNLEGPDMGILIGKRGQTLDSLQYLCSLAVNREHKEEYIRIKLDTEDYRKRREQTLRNLAKNIAYKVKRSHKPVSLEPMNPYERRIIHAALQGDRFATTRSEGEEPFRHVVIFAKSNAERGGRYAGSRPAYGGRSGASRNRGYSRDYGNREWAERQTEGSTSEEKTENAEHTEA, encoded by the coding sequence ATGGATAAAATCAGAGTTTCCGCAAAAACAAAGGATGAAGCCATTACCAAGGCGTTGATTCAGCTGCATACCACATCTGACCGCCTTTCCTATCATGTGCTGGTGCAGGGAAGCAATGGACTTTTCGGCATCGGTGCGAAGCCTTGGATTCTGGAAGCCTCTGTCCGCGAGGAGGAAGAGAAGCTGATCGAACCGGAGAAGACGGAAAAGATCGTGTCCGGTTCGGAGAGAAGAAAAGAGACGGCGAAGCTTAACGAGGCGGAAGAGGAGAAGCGGGAGCCTGCGACGAGAGCTGCTCTTCACAGATCGGAGGAGAGCCCGAGAAAAGAACGCGAGGAAAGACCCCGCTGTCCGGAGCGGGAGCGCCGCTTCGACAGAGAGAGAGTCCCGAAGGAGAAAAGGTTCAGCAGGGGCGGTTATGATCCGATCGAGCCTGCGGTGCCGTTTCGGACAGCGGAGAGGACAGCGCGGGAGCTTCGACCAGTTTCCGAGGAGGAGGCACAGCAGATTTCTGAGAAAGCAGTGCAGTTTCTGCGGTCTGTGCTCGCCGGTATGAAAATGGAGGTCAGCGTGCGCTGCAGCTTCCGCCATGAGAGCAATGAGCTTCTGGTTAACCTTGAGGGACCGGATATGGGGATCCTGATCGGCAAGAGAGGACAGACGCTGGATTCGCTCCAGTATCTCTGCTCTCTTGCCGTAAACAGGGAGCATAAGGAGGAGTACATCCGGATCAAGCTCGATACGGAGGACTATCGGAAGAGAAGGGAGCAGACGCTTCGCAACCTTGCGAAGAATATTGCTTATAAGGTGAAGCGATCCCATAAACCTGTTTCTCTGGAGCCGATGAATCCGTACGAGAGAAGGATTATCCATGCTGCGCTGCAGGGTGACCGCTTCGCGACGACGAGATCAGAGGGAGAGGAGCCATTCCGCCATGTGGTGATTTTCGCGAAGAGCAATGCAGAGAGAGGCGGACGTTATGCCGGCTCCCGTCCTGCCTACGGCGGTCGCAGCGGAGCTTCCCGAAACCGGGGCTACAGTCGGGATTACGGCAATCGGGAATGGGCAGAGAGACAGACAGAGGGAAGCACATCGGAGGAAAAGACCGAGAACGCAGAGCATACGGAGGCATAA
- the mnmE gene encoding tRNA uridine-5-carboxymethylaminomethyl(34) synthesis GTPase MnmE, which translates to MLSDTICALATAAAPSGIGIIRISGEDAVEIASRFLRKKNGAVLSIAESHRIKYGFVYDEGRAVDEVLVMTMRAPRSFTGEDTVEIDCHGGVLLTQRVLELAVRHGARPAEPGEFTKRAFLNGRIDLSEAEAVSDLISASNSEALRLSAEQLRGSVSGKIRELRARILEDDAFIEAALDDPEHISMEGFSDALSDHVRELLRELSALLDSAEDGRYIREGVKTVILGKPNAGKSSLLNMLLGEERAIVTDVAGTTRDTLEEQITLKGISLRIIDTAGIRETEDRVERIGVERALKTAESADLLIYVADGSRELEESDERILDFIRDRRALVLLNKSDLVQCIREDLLRQRTSAPILSISAKQGIGIDALSEQIRKMFYHGELRFRSGLVITNVRHKQLLMNARDALREVLHSIELGLPEDFYTIDLMRAYAELGYILGEEVSEDLVNEIFSKFCMGK; encoded by the coding sequence ATGCTTTCAGATACCATTTGCGCACTTGCAACCGCCGCCGCGCCGTCCGGAATCGGAATCATTCGCATCAGCGGAGAAGATGCGGTAGAGATCGCTTCCCGCTTTTTGCGGAAGAAAAACGGCGCTGTGCTTTCGATTGCGGAGAGCCACAGAATCAAATACGGCTTCGTATATGACGAGGGACGGGCGGTAGACGAGGTGCTGGTCATGACAATGCGGGCACCGCGTTCCTTTACCGGAGAGGATACCGTCGAGATTGACTGTCATGGCGGCGTACTGCTGACGCAGCGTGTGCTGGAGCTTGCCGTCAGGCACGGAGCGAGACCGGCGGAGCCCGGTGAGTTCACGAAGAGGGCGTTTCTTAACGGACGAATAGATCTCTCAGAGGCGGAAGCGGTTTCGGATCTGATCTCTGCGTCGAATTCGGAGGCGCTGCGGCTGTCGGCGGAGCAGCTGAGGGGGTCGGTTTCCGGGAAGATCCGGGAGCTGCGTGCGCGGATTCTGGAGGACGATGCCTTCATTGAAGCTGCACTGGACGATCCGGAGCATATCTCCATGGAGGGCTTTTCGGATGCACTTTCCGACCATGTCCGGGAGCTGCTGCGGGAGCTATCCGCGCTGCTCGACAGCGCGGAGGACGGAAGGTATATCCGGGAGGGGGTCAAGACGGTAATTCTGGGGAAGCCGAATGCAGGCAAATCCTCTCTTCTGAATATGCTCCTCGGAGAGGAAAGGGCGATTGTTACGGATGTCGCAGGGACAACGAGAGATACGCTGGAGGAGCAGATTACGCTGAAGGGGATCAGTCTTCGGATCATCGATACGGCGGGGATACGGGAAACGGAGGACAGGGTAGAGCGGATCGGCGTGGAACGCGCTCTGAAGACCGCTGAGAGCGCGGATCTGCTGATCTATGTCGCAGACGGCTCACGGGAGCTGGAGGAGTCTGATGAGCGGATTCTCGACTTCATCCGGGACAGACGCGCGCTCGTGCTGCTTAACAAATCGGATCTCGTGCAGTGCATCCGGGAGGATTTGCTAAGGCAGAGAACGAGCGCCCCGATTCTCTCAATTTCCGCCAAGCAGGGCATCGGGATAGACGCGCTTTCGGAGCAGATACGGAAAATGTTTTATCATGGGGAGCTCCGCTTCCGCTCCGGGCTGGTCATTACGAACGTCCGGCATAAGCAGCTTCTTATGAACGCGCGGGACGCGCTCCGGGAGGTTCTGCATTCGATCGAGCTGGGACTGCCCGAGGACTTCTATACGATTGACCTGATGCGCGCCTATGCGGAGCTGGGCTATATTCTGGGGGAAGAGGTTTCCGAGGATCTGGTCAATGAAATCTTTTCGAAGTTCTGCATGGGAAAGTGA
- the mnmG gene encoding tRNA uridine-5-carboxymethylaminomethyl(34) synthesis enzyme MnmG, whose translation MAFVEEEYDVIVVGAGHAGCEAALAASRLGLETIVFTVSVDSIALMPCNPNIGGSSKGHLVRELDALGGEMGKNIDKTFIQSRMLNQSKGPAVHSLRAQADKQAYTREMRRTLENQEHLTIRQGEVAELLTEVLPGDRKQIIGVRMTSGAVYHAISVVLCTGVYLNARCICGEVSEYTGPNGLRAATRLTDSLQKNGVHMFRFKTGTPARVDRRSLDFSKMEVQKGDVPVIPFSFSTDFHSVQKEQTDCYLVYTNERTHEIIRENIDRSPMYNGSIRGTGPRYCPSIEDKVMKFPEKNRHQIFVEPEGLYTNEMYLSGMSSSMPEDVQFRMYRSLPGFENVKIVRDAYAIEYDCIDALQLRASLEFMNISGLFAAGQFNGSSGYEEAAVQGFMAGVNAAMRCLGREAFVLDRSQAYIGVLIDDLVTKENQEPYRMMTSRAEYRLLLRQDNADLRLREIGHEIGLISDEEYQRTVEKQAAILSEIERLRRSYVSVNAETNAFLRRQGSSELSAGMSVSLAELCKRPELSYETLSELDPERPALSYGIREEVGIEIKYEGYIRRQRQQVETFRKLERKRIPEGTDYAEIRNLRLEARQKLSRIRPESIGMASRISGVSPADISVLLVYLEQRQRTVEGEAKKK comes from the coding sequence ATGGCTTTTGTGGAAGAGGAATACGACGTCATTGTCGTCGGAGCGGGGCACGCGGGCTGTGAGGCGGCGCTTGCCGCGAGCCGGCTGGGGCTGGAGACGATTGTCTTCACAGTGAGCGTGGACAGCATTGCCCTGATGCCGTGCAATCCGAATATCGGAGGCAGTTCGAAGGGGCATCTCGTGCGGGAATTGGATGCGCTTGGCGGAGAGATGGGGAAAAATATCGACAAAACCTTCATTCAGTCGAGGATGCTGAACCAGTCGAAGGGACCGGCGGTGCATTCCCTGCGCGCACAGGCGGATAAGCAGGCATATACCAGAGAGATGCGGCGAACGCTGGAGAATCAGGAGCACCTGACGATACGGCAGGGTGAAGTCGCCGAGCTCCTGACAGAGGTGTTACCGGGTGACAGGAAGCAGATCATCGGTGTCCGGATGACAAGCGGTGCGGTCTATCATGCCATCTCAGTGGTGCTCTGTACCGGCGTATATCTGAATGCCCGCTGCATCTGCGGAGAGGTATCGGAGTACACCGGTCCGAACGGGCTCAGAGCTGCGACGCGGCTTACGGATTCTCTCCAAAAAAACGGAGTACACATGTTCCGGTTTAAAACCGGTACGCCGGCGAGGGTGGATCGGCGCTCGCTGGATTTCTCAAAGATGGAGGTGCAGAAGGGGGATGTGCCGGTGATCCCCTTTTCTTTTTCCACGGATTTTCATTCGGTGCAGAAGGAGCAGACCGACTGCTATCTGGTCTATACCAATGAAAGGACGCACGAGATCATCCGAGAGAACATCGATCGATCGCCGATGTACAATGGGAGCATCCGGGGAACGGGACCGCGCTACTGCCCCTCGATCGAGGATAAGGTCATGAAGTTTCCGGAGAAGAACCGGCATCAGATCTTCGTTGAGCCGGAGGGACTCTATACCAATGAGATGTATCTCTCGGGAATGTCGTCCTCCATGCCGGAGGATGTGCAGTTTCGGATGTATCGGAGCCTTCCGGGTTTTGAAAATGTGAAGATCGTCAGAGATGCCTACGCAATTGAATACGATTGCATCGATGCGCTGCAGCTCAGGGCGAGCCTTGAGTTTATGAATATCTCAGGGCTGTTTGCGGCGGGGCAGTTCAATGGCTCCAGCGGCTACGAGGAGGCGGCGGTGCAGGGCTTCATGGCGGGAGTCAACGCTGCCATGCGCTGTCTCGGACGGGAGGCGTTCGTGCTGGATCGCTCACAGGCATATATCGGCGTATTGATCGATGACCTCGTAACGAAGGAAAATCAGGAGCCCTACCGCATGATGACCAGCCGCGCAGAGTATCGCCTCCTGCTTCGGCAGGACAATGCAGATCTTCGTCTCAGGGAGATTGGGCACGAGATCGGATTGATCAGCGACGAGGAATACCAAAGAACAGTAGAGAAGCAGGCTGCGATCCTATCAGAAATTGAACGTCTCCGCAGAAGCTATGTGAGCGTCAATGCGGAGACCAATGCTTTTCTCCGCCGACAGGGTTCCTCGGAGCTTTCGGCAGGGATGAGTGTCTCTCTGGCGGAGCTCTGCAAGCGTCCGGAGCTGAGCTATGAAACGCTCTCGGAACTGGATCCGGAACGCCCGGCACTGTCATACGGCATCCGCGAGGAGGTCGGAATCGAGATCAAGTACGAGGGCTATATCCGCAGACAGCGCCAGCAGGTGGAGACATTCCGGAAGCTGGAAAGGAAGCGGATTCCGGAGGGGACAGACTATGCGGAAATTCGGAACCTTCGGCTGGAGGCGAGGCAGAAGCTCAGCCGGATCCGTCCGGAGAGCATCGGGATGGCATCTCGGATCAGCGGAGTGAGCCCGGCGGACATCAGCGTGCTGCTGGTTTATCTGGAGCAGAGACAGCGGACGGTGGAGGGGGAAGCAAAGAAGAAATGA
- the rsmG gene encoding 16S rRNA (guanine(527)-N(7))-methyltransferase RsmG, with protein MTETFRKKLNRQAELLGLRLTAVQQEQLFLYYERLTEKNRMMNLTAITEEGEVVTKHFIDSMAIVRANVSRETFTVEALAGRHLIDIGTGAGFPGLVLKIVFPALQVLLSDSLKKRLFFLDELIQELGLQGVETVHGRAEDLAHERRFREHFDFAVSRAVANLSTLSEYDLPFVKQGGIFLAMKAGNIREEAEQAEKAIRTLGGELEQIVEYTLPDTDIERSLLLIRKKKACPASYPRKAGTPGRNPL; from the coding sequence ATGACAGAAACATTTAGGAAAAAACTGAACAGACAGGCGGAGCTTCTGGGGCTTCGCCTTACTGCTGTGCAGCAGGAGCAGCTGTTCCTGTACTATGAGCGCCTGACGGAAAAAAACCGGATGATGAATCTGACAGCGATCACCGAGGAGGGGGAGGTTGTCACCAAGCATTTTATCGACAGTATGGCGATCGTAAGGGCAAATGTTTCCCGTGAAACATTCACGGTGGAAGCGCTGGCGGGAAGACACCTGATTGATATCGGGACCGGCGCCGGGTTCCCGGGGCTGGTGCTGAAGATCGTATTTCCGGCTCTACAGGTTTTGCTCAGTGATTCTTTGAAAAAGCGACTGTTTTTTTTAGATGAGCTGATTCAGGAGCTTGGGCTTCAGGGTGTGGAGACGGTGCACGGAAGGGCGGAGGATCTCGCGCATGAGCGTCGTTTCAGGGAACACTTCGATTTCGCGGTTTCCCGCGCTGTGGCAAATCTATCTACGCTTTCTGAATACGATCTCCCATTCGTGAAGCAGGGCGGAATCTTCCTCGCGATGAAGGCGGGAAACATCCGGGAGGAGGCAGAGCAGGCAGAAAAAGCGATCCGGACGCTGGGGGGAGAGCTGGAGCAGATTGTGGAGTATACGCTGCCTGACACGGATATTGAGAGGAGTCTGCTCCTGATCCGGAAGAAAAAGGCATGTCCGGCATCGTATCCGAGAAAGGCGGGAACGCCGGGGAGAAATCCGTTATGA
- a CDS encoding DMT family transporter, protein MRKRLRRISNVLLLLTALIWGIAFVAQSVAMDRIGPWAFVFWRFSIAGLFLLPVSKISEKPYRSSRADSERSGENGCLLLIGGLSSGIFLGIASVLQQFGIVSTSVGKAGFITALYIIFVPIAGLFLKQRPGKMVWISALIAVCGFYFIAMQTGAGLSIAAGDVLMLLSSFLYTAQILCIDRYSPRVNPVLLSNVQFLGAAAVGGIGMLLFERPDLGALRAAAVPILYAGIFSGAIGYTLQIVGQRYTEPALASLLMSMESIFSALAGWLILGQKMSGRESFGCALVFFAVLLAQHSESVKARHQETV, encoded by the coding sequence ATGAGGAAGCGTCTGAGAAGAATCAGCAATGTGCTGCTCCTCCTCACGGCGCTGATCTGGGGAATCGCCTTCGTTGCACAGAGCGTCGCCATGGATCGGATCGGCCCGTGGGCATTCGTTTTCTGGCGTTTTTCTATTGCGGGACTGTTCCTTCTGCCGGTGAGCAAAATCAGTGAGAAGCCCTACAGGAGCTCCCGTGCAGACTCGGAAAGATCCGGAGAGAATGGATGCCTTCTGCTTATCGGTGGGCTTTCCAGCGGTATATTTCTGGGGATCGCCAGTGTTCTGCAGCAGTTTGGGATCGTATCTACGAGCGTGGGAAAGGCAGGCTTCATAACGGCGCTGTATATCATTTTCGTCCCGATCGCGGGACTGTTTCTGAAGCAGAGGCCGGGGAAGATGGTATGGATCTCGGCATTGATCGCGGTCTGCGGCTTTTACTTCATTGCAATGCAGACGGGAGCCGGTCTCTCTATTGCAGCAGGAGATGTGCTGATGCTGCTTTCCTCCTTTTTGTATACCGCGCAGATCCTCTGTATCGACCGTTATTCGCCGAGGGTAAATCCTGTGCTGCTTTCCAATGTACAGTTTCTGGGAGCGGCGGCAGTCGGGGGGATCGGGATGCTGCTCTTCGAGAGGCCGGATCTCGGAGCGCTGCGTGCAGCGGCGGTTCCGATCCTCTATGCGGGAATTTTTTCGGGTGCGATCGGATATACGCTGCAGATCGTCGGGCAGCGGTACACCGAACCGGCGCTTGCCTCTCTCTTAATGAGTATGGAGTCTATCTTTTCGGCGCTTGCGGGCTGGCTGATTCTGGGACAGAAAATGAGCGGAAGGGAAAGCTTCGGTTGTGCGCTGGTTTTCTTCGCGGTGCTGCTGGCACAGCACTCCGAGAGCGTGAAGGCTCGTCATCAGGAAACCGTGTAA
- a CDS encoding GGDEF domain-containing protein translates to MNSIFYYVEASVFCMILLSIFFYKTVTSIYLEQRQIFFAHAVFYLILYITVDIFWALHYKGVLLLPFLFCFLLNLLQWFLASVCGYFWFIFMESMRGARYVEKSRNRKLIFLPVWIASLALLSSYFFHFPMKVGRDGCIDNMAYYSYMMLLPFFYVTTTGLRSLRQYLREEQKSQERQLLLPALYPVIIIFAGFLQALLLDIPLLCYAYVLVILIYYVTMQDAHISQDMLTQLNNRNSLKRVLRNRFREPGIHQGFYFFMIDIDYFKSINDNYGHLEGDRALKLLADTLRTVSRRLPRRGCFLARYGGDEFILLCDCADDKAAFRIVQQIQQEAASRSRNAGAPYTIEVSVGYVRRDHTIRSAAELIRKADEKLYQYKHVKQTANRA, encoded by the coding sequence ATGAACAGCATATTTTATTACGTCGAAGCAAGCGTCTTCTGTATGATCCTGCTTTCGATCTTCTTCTACAAAACAGTCACATCCATATATCTCGAACAGCGGCAGATCTTCTTCGCGCATGCGGTATTTTATTTGATTCTGTACATCACTGTCGATATCTTCTGGGCTCTGCATTACAAAGGAGTCCTGCTTCTGCCCTTTCTCTTTTGCTTCCTTCTGAATCTGCTGCAGTGGTTCCTGGCAAGCGTCTGCGGTTATTTCTGGTTCATCTTTATGGAATCCATGCGCGGTGCGCGCTATGTGGAGAAAAGCAGAAACCGGAAGCTGATCTTCCTTCCGGTCTGGATCGCCTCCCTCGCTCTGCTCAGCAGCTATTTCTTTCATTTCCCGATGAAGGTGGGGAGAGATGGCTGTATCGACAATATGGCTTACTACAGCTATATGATGCTGCTCCCATTTTTTTATGTCACGACGACCGGACTTCGTTCGCTCAGGCAGTATCTTCGGGAGGAACAGAAGTCGCAGGAGCGCCAGCTTCTCCTTCCTGCGCTCTATCCGGTCATCATCATCTTCGCAGGTTTTCTGCAGGCGCTGCTGCTGGACATCCCCCTGCTCTGCTATGCCTATGTTCTCGTGATCCTGATCTATTATGTCACGATGCAGGACGCGCACATTTCTCAGGATATGCTGACGCAGCTCAATAATCGGAACAGTCTGAAGCGCGTCCTGCGGAACCGCTTTCGAGAGCCTGGAATCCATCAGGGTTTCTACTTCTTCATGATTGATATTGACTATTTTAAGAGCATTAATGATAATTACGGACATCTGGAGGGAGATCGCGCGCTGAAGCTGCTGGCAGATACCCTCCGTACCGTCAGCAGGCGACTGCCGCGACGCGGCTGCTTCCTTGCCCGTTATGGCGGAGATGAATTCATCCTGCTCTGTGACTGCGCGGATGACAAGGCGGCATTTCGCATTGTACAGCAGATTCAGCAGGAAGCGGCGAGTCGAAGCCGAAATGCCGGCGCCCCCTACACCATAGAGGTTTCTGTCGGCTATGTCCGCCGCGACCACACGATCCGATCCGCGGCGGAGCTGATCCGGAAGGCGGATGAAAAGCTCTACCAATACAAGCATGTAAAACAGACGGCAAACAGAGCTTGA
- a CDS encoding ParA family protein, whose amino-acid sequence MGKIIAVTNQKGGVGKTTTAVNLAASLAEARQRVMLLDFDPQGNATSGYGVSEEEIGNSIYDAMSGNCELEDAILCEMIENLDLIPSNMNLAAIESEFVDLENKNMVLRNMLKRVRDHYDYVLIDCPPSLGTITVNALTASDSVLIPIQCEYYALEGLGQVMNSIELVKQKLNTRIYIEGIVFTMYDGRNKLSQEVVETVRENFHGSIFDTVIPRNVRLAEAPSFGQPITVYDSASSGADSYRRLAAELMSKEMS is encoded by the coding sequence ATGGGCAAGATTATTGCGGTTACAAATCAGAAGGGCGGCGTAGGGAAGACGACGACCGCGGTCAATCTGGCAGCGTCGCTGGCAGAGGCGAGACAGAGAGTGATGCTGCTGGATTTCGACCCGCAGGGCAACGCGACGAGCGGTTACGGCGTCAGCGAGGAGGAGATTGGGAACAGTATTTACGACGCAATGAGCGGAAATTGCGAGCTGGAGGATGCAATACTGTGTGAGATGATAGAGAATCTGGATCTGATTCCGTCCAATATGAATCTCGCGGCGATTGAGTCTGAGTTTGTGGATTTGGAAAACAAGAATATGGTACTCCGGAATATGCTGAAGCGGGTGAGGGATCATTACGATTATGTGCTGATTGACTGTCCGCCCAGTCTCGGAACGATCACGGTCAATGCACTGACAGCCTCGGACTCCGTCCTGATTCCGATTCAGTGCGAATACTATGCGTTGGAGGGACTGGGGCAGGTGATGAATTCCATAGAGCTGGTGAAGCAGAAGCTGAATACCAGAATTTACATAGAAGGAATCGTTTTCACGATGTACGACGGCAGAAATAAGCTTTCGCAGGAAGTGGTGGAAACGGTGCGGGAGAATTTCCACGGAAGTATCTTCGATACCGTAATTCCGCGTAACGTAAGGCTGGCAGAGGCGCCGAGCTTCGGGCAGCCGATCACAGTATATGACAGTGCTTCCTCCGGAGCAGACAGCTACCGGAGGCTGGCGGCAGAGCTGATGAGCAAGGAGATGAGCTGA
- a CDS encoding ParB/RepB/Spo0J family partition protein → MAEKHNRLGKGLNSIFGTGALREESREAWDEAATGKKAETGREHSASQPEERSAEGKPMLVRINLIQPNLHQPRKDFAEEALEELAASVRTYGIIQPILVKKQGALYEIIAGERRWRAAKLAGLREVPVILADMDERKSREVAIIENIQRADLNAVEEALAYQSLLSEYGMTQEELSERVAKKRSTITNSLRILKLEPELLELVRNGSLSQGHARALLAFSEGEKRRRAAERCIAEGLSVRELERLVKSEEKPQQERERKSENDELGRLRVIYKELEKKMKQRLGTKVSIVPKNEKRGKLEIEYYSQEELDRLLHLLNRPFGEDVSGEQENRGER, encoded by the coding sequence ATGGCAGAGAAGCATAACCGCCTCGGAAAGGGGTTAAACAGTATTTTCGGGACAGGCGCGCTGAGAGAGGAAAGCCGAGAGGCATGGGACGAAGCCGCGACGGGGAAGAAAGCGGAGACGGGGCGGGAGCATAGCGCGTCGCAGCCGGAGGAGAGGAGTGCCGAGGGAAAACCGATGCTCGTCAGGATCAATCTGATCCAGCCGAATCTGCATCAGCCCAGAAAGGATTTCGCGGAGGAGGCGCTGGAGGAGCTTGCGGCATCTGTCCGAACCTACGGCATTATTCAGCCGATCCTGGTGAAGAAGCAGGGCGCACTGTATGAAATTATTGCCGGAGAGCGCCGCTGGAGAGCGGCAAAGCTGGCAGGGCTCAGGGAGGTGCCGGTGATCCTTGCCGATATGGACGAACGGAAATCCAGAGAGGTCGCCATCATTGAGAATATACAGCGCGCTGATCTGAACGCAGTGGAGGAGGCGTTGGCGTACCAGAGTCTTCTTTCGGAGTATGGCATGACACAGGAGGAGCTCTCGGAAAGAGTCGCGAAGAAGCGCTCTACGATTACAAACAGTCTCCGTATCCTGAAGCTGGAGCCGGAGCTCCTGGAGCTCGTGCGGAATGGCAGTCTCAGCCAGGGGCATGCCAGAGCATTGCTCGCCTTTTCGGAGGGAGAAAAGAGGAGGAGAGCGGCGGAGCGCTGCATCGCGGAGGGGCTCAGTGTGCGGGAGCTGGAGCGGTTAGTGAAGTCCGAGGAGAAGCCGCAGCAGGAGCGGGAGAGGAAGTCGGAGAATGACGAGCTCGGAAGGCTGCGTGTTATCTATAAGGAGCTCGAGAAAAAAATGAAGCAGAGACTCGGCACGAAGGTCTCCATCGTTCCCAAAAACGAGAAGAGAGGGAAGCTGGAGATCGAGTATTACTCGCAGGAGGAGCTGGATCGTCTGCTTCACCTCCTGAACCGCCCATTTGGAGAGGATGTTTCGGGAGAGCAGGAGAACAGGGGAGAGAGATGA